From the Lactuca sativa cultivar Salinas chromosome 9, Lsat_Salinas_v11, whole genome shotgun sequence genome, the window TTTTAATGATTTTATAGAGAATCTTGATCTTTCTGATATTCCTTTGAGTGGACCTCGTTTTACTTGGAGTGATAAATGGGGATCTAAGTTTAGTAAACTTGATAGATTCTTGGTCACAGATGGGTTTATGACTGCTTTTCCTCATCTTGCGGGTATTGTGTTGGAAAAAAATATTCCTGATCATGTTCCGATTATACTTTTGGAGCATATGGTGGATTATGGCCCTATTCCTTTTCGAGAGTTTCATTCATGGTTTGATAGAGATGGTTTTGAGAATATAGTGCGGGATTCCTGGATGAGTGATTTGTCTGGGACGGGTCTGGATAATCCATGGGTGAGATTTAAGAAGAAATTGCAGCGTCTTAAATCTAATCTTAGGGTGTGGAATCTAAATTATTGGAATTTGTTGGTTACTAAAAAGAAAAATCTCCAAGATTTAATTGAATCTATTGATAGTCGTCTGATGGATGGGGAAGGATCTTCTATCTTGAGGGAACATAGGGTTTCTTTATTAAAGGAGGTCTCGTAGTTAGATCATTTAGCTCAGTTAGATCTCGCTCAAAAAGCGAAGATTCAGTGGGGAGTAGAGGGTGATGAGAACTCGGGTTTTTTTCATGGGGTTCTTAATCAGAAGAGACGTCAAACTGCAATCCATGGTCTGTTGATTGATGGGGTGTGGGTAGATAACCCTACTTTGGTTAAAAAGGGGTTCCATGAGTATTATAAGGATCTTTTTTCCGATCAAAAGCATTGGAGGCCTAAGACTAATGCTAGTAATTTTATGTAACGCCCAaattctggtatgttatttaaataattatttttcaagttttcagaaggaactcgacgagtcagtagccagactcgtcgagttgagtcggGACTTTGAGCATGTGTAAgttggcaactcgacgagtccatattccggactcggcgagtccaccagtctggatgaaaccctcatttcaagggtttgcaccctatttaaacaacttttggggcctcaagtcagcccccatcacccctcaGAGCACCATAATCGAAACCCTAGAACCCTTTTAGCATTTTGTGTGATTTGGTGGGTTtatttgaagattttgagagaagaaggaaggtagatcaagaagagaagaaggggaTCCAGGATCTTTGTGGTATTTCAGAGAATAGTGAGGTATAACTCGTCCCTTTTCTGTTTTCATGCTTTAATTCCCTTTGGAAAGCCAT encodes:
- the LOC111910809 gene encoding uncharacterized protein LOC111910809, whose amino-acid sequence is MVGMYMCSVFNHLSARVFNDFIENLDLSDIPLSGPRFTWSDKWGSKFSKLDRFLVTDGFMTAFPHLAGIVLEKNIPDHVPIILLEHMVDYGPIPFREFHSWFDRDGFENIVRDSWMSDLSGTGLDNPWVRFKKKLQRLKSNLRVWNLNYWNLLVTKKKNLQDLIESIDSRLMDGEGSSILREHRVSLLKEVS